The region AGCGTCCAACTGTACGATTATGCGGGCAAAGATCCGCGCATCGTCGCCAAGGCGGCCACTCCCGGCACCTTCCGCTATGAGGATGTGAGGACCTACGTTCCCTATGGCATCATTCCGGCCGACACCAGCGACTACATCGAGAACAAGATCAAGTCCGGGGTCTTCAAGCTGGATACCGGCGTGCTGGACGGACGGATCAGCCAGATCGCCCACATGGAACGGGGGGATAATTACAACACCCTGCTGATCCGCGGGCCGGTGGAAAAGGCCGTTCTCAGCTACGGACCCAAGGCGCCAACGTTCAACAACATCAAGGGGACCATCGAGCTGAAAGGGAAGAATTTCAACCTGATCGGCATGACCGGTTCCTTCGGCACGTCACCGTTCAAGCTGCAGGGGTCCATCACGGAGTACAATACCGACAAGCAGAGCGACTACCCGGTCCGCATGGAGATCACCCCCCGCTCCCCCGAGGTCGCCTGGCTGGCCAGGATCGTCGGGGCGAACAAGCTTGAATTCAGCGGCAACTCCAACCTGGTCCTGACCGGCAGCGGCCGTTTTTCGACCTACCGGCTGGACGGCGAATGGGAGTTGAAGCAGGCCGCCTACAGCTTTCCCGGCGCCATCCGCAAACCCGCGGGCACGGCGAACCACCTGGCCTTCAGTTCGATCCTGCCGCCGGGCGAGATCAAGCTGAACAGCGTGACCTACACCCTGCCCCCCTCACCCTCTCCGCAAACGCCCTGCTGCGGTACGGCGACAAGCCCCATCTCGGTTTCGAAATTCAAACCAACCCGTTCTGGCTGAGCGAAGCGCTGCCCATCATGCCCATGTGGCAGCAGTATCGCCCGCGGGGGAGGGTCCAGGCCCATATCCGCGGCAGCGGCAATCCCGAAGACTTCTCGGCCATGGATTACTCCGGCAGCATCGCCCTGAACACCTTTTCCTTCCTGCCGGACCCGAAACTGAAACCGGTCACCGGCATCAGCAGCACCATCACCTTCCAGGGGAACAGCCTGGAAACCGGCAGCATGAGCGCGCGCTACGGCGATTCGCTCCTCAATCTGCGCGGCCGGGTCAAGAGCCTGAAGAACGCCGAAGCCGAGTTAACCCTGGCGTCGCCCCAGTTCTTCCTGCGGGACATCAACCTCGCCCCCCCGCCCCCGGCCAAGGCCAATGCCAGCATCCGCCGTCTGCATGCCGTGCTGGCCGTCCGGGACGGCAGGTACACCATCAACCGTCTGTCCGGACTTTTCAACGCGTCCAATTTCAGCGTCAGCGGCGACTATACCGCGGGCGCCGCGCCGACGGCCAACCTGGCGCTCAGTTCCTCCAACCTGGACCTGAACGACCTGCTCCTGCTCGCCAGGCTCTCGGACCAGGGCAGCGCGGATAACCATACGCCGTCGCGGCTGAACCTGAACCTCAAGCTGGCCGCCGAGTCCGGGAAATACGACAAAGTGCTCTTTTCCCGGTTGAACGCCACGCTGCACCAGGAAAACGGCATCCTCTACCTCCAGGGCATGGAGGCGGGGGTGTACAACGGCAGGGTGACCGCAAAGGGCCGCATAGCGCCGGGCAACGGCCAGGAGCGGCGCTACGACCTGAATGTCGGCGTCGAACGGGTCAATGCGGAGCACCTTCTCCAGGCGCTGGACGTGACCCGGGAGGTCACCGGCACCCTGAACCTCTCCGGCGACCTGACCGCCCGGGGAGCGACCCTGGCGGACCTCAAGAAAACCGCCCTGGGCAACGTGAAGCTGCGGCTGGAAAAAGGCACCCTGCGCAGATTCAACGTGCTTTCCAAGATGTTCTCGATTCTCAACGTGTCCCAACTGCTTAAATTCCAGCTCCCGGACATGGTGGCGGACGGCATGCCGTACAACAACATCCACGGCAGCTTTGCCTTCAGCGATGGCACCATCGCGACCCAGAACCTCTTCATCAACAGCGACGCCATGAACATCTCGGTCATCGGCAAGGCGGACATGGTCAGGGAGGAGCTCAATTTCACCATCGGCGTCCAGCCGCTCCAGACCGTGGACAAGATCGTCAACCGCATCCCGGTGGTGGGCTGGCTGTTGACCGGCAAGGGCAAATCGGTGGTAACGGCCTATTTCGAGGCCAAGGGCAAATGGTCCGACCCCCAGGTGAGCGCCATTCCGGTCAAATCCATGACCAAGGGAGCCCTGAATATCTTCAAGCGGGTCTTCGAGTTGCCGGTGAAGCTGTTCACGGATACGGGAGAGGTGATTCTGGGACAATGACGGACTGCCGGAAACAGGCTGCGGGGCCTACCGCCTGGCACGCCCCTGCACGCACAACGGGGGAGAAGGTCTCAGTAGATGGTGTAATTGGCGGGGTCTGAAAAGAGTTCCTTCAGCAGCATGTTGTTGAGGTAATGCCCGGTCTTGTTGGCCTCGACCTTGCCGAGGATGCGGTAGCCGCTGGTATACAGATCGCCGATCAGGTCGAGGATCTTGTGATTGACCAGCTCCTTCTTGTAGCGCAGGCCGTGGGGGTTGACCACGTCGTCCTCTCCGATGATCACCGCATTGTCCAGCGACCCGCCTTTAGCCAGGCCGGCCTTCTGGATGGCCTCGATCTCCTCCAGCATGGTGAAGGTGCGCGAGTTGATGATGGCAAAGGCGTTTTCCACGTCCGTGACCCGTTTCTTCTGCTTTCCCACTGGCGCCCGGAATTCGATGGACATGGT is a window of Geobacter sp. FeAm09 DNA encoding:
- a CDS encoding AsmA-like C-terminal region-containing protein, whose protein sequence is MPMWQQYRPRGRVQAHIRGSGNPEDFSAMDYSGSIALNTFSFLPDPKLKPVTGISSTITFQGNSLETGSMSARYGDSLLNLRGRVKSLKNAEAELTLASPQFFLRDINLAPPPPAKANASIRRLHAVLAVRDGRYTINRLSGLFNASNFSVSGDYTAGAAPTANLALSSSNLDLNDLLLLARLSDQGSADNHTPSRLNLNLKLAAESGKYDKVLFSRLNATLHQENGILYLQGMEAGVYNGRVTAKGRIAPGNGQERRYDLNVGVERVNAEHLLQALDVTREVTGTLNLSGDLTARGATLADLKKTALGNVKLRLEKGTLRRFNVLSKMFSILNVSQLLKFQLPDMVADGMPYNNIHGSFAFSDGTIATQNLFINSDAMNISVIGKADMVREELNFTIGVQPLQTVDKIVNRIPVVGWLLTGKGKSVVTAYFEAKGKWSDPQVSAIPVKSMTKGALNIFKRVFELPVKLFTDTGEVILGQ